Proteins co-encoded in one Salvia splendens isolate huo1 chromosome 4, SspV2, whole genome shotgun sequence genomic window:
- the LOC121799899 gene encoding RNA demethylase ALKBH10B-like: MAPAAGVLLQGDRAPAKPMVVPQLLSAAVPEVFAKDAIIAWFRGEFAAANAIIDALCSHLQELETIAGVADYGSVYSAIHHRRLNWVPILQMQKYYPIVDVVAELEKVAEKKREPTSVLKECVDGTDNAAGETLAEDGGATVVDSPESDYTDSGSQELQILCSNHDECEARQAQIKMTKGFVAKEPVKGQMVNVVRGLKLYQDIFTGAELSKLGDFVNELRLAGRDGELSGDTYILYNQHVKGNKRELIQLGVPIFGQIKEDATDKFQKSYIQPIPALIQDVIDHLIQWHLIPENRKPNSCIINFFDEGEYSHPFLKPPHLDQPLSILLLSESTMAFGRTLFSDSEGNYKGPLTLSLKEGSLLVMRRNSSDTARHAMCSSQNRRVSISFFRVRSLRRVEAESSFESMNIWQQGLTAPYTMQDSYETFDGIPKCGFLQSPVVMLAPVSPMAISPGGTPRGGTGVFLPWSVGLPKPAKHLPPRAQRQRFLPLPSTLDTQS, encoded by the exons GACCGGGCTCCGGCGAAGCCCATGGTGGTCCCGCAGCTCCTCTCCGCGGCAGTGCCGGAGGTCTTCGCCAAGGACGCCATCATCGCCTGGTTCCGCGGCGAGTTCGCGGCAGCCAACGCCATCATCGACGCCCTCTGCAGCCACCTGCAGGAGCTCGAGACCATCGCCGGAGTCGCCGATTACGGATCTGTCTACTCCGCGATTCATCACAGGCGCCTCAATTGGGTTCCGATCCTTCAGATGCAGAAGTACTACCCCATTGTTGATGTCGTCGCCGAGCTCGAGAAAGTCGCCGAGAAGAAGCGGGAGCCTACGTCCGTTTTAAAGGAGTGCGTCGACGGTACTGATAATGCCGCCGGCGAAACGTTGGCTGAAGACGGCGGCGCGACGGTGGTCGATTCGCCGGAAAGTGATTACACTGATTCAG GATCCCAAGAGCTGCAGATATTATGTTCTAACCACGACGAATGTGAGGCGCGCCAAGCCCAGATCAAGATGACGAAAGGGTTTGTGGCGAAAGAGCCAGTCAAGGGGCAAATG GTAAACGTTGTTAGAGGCCTCAAGTTGTACCAAGACATATTCACTGGTGCTGAGCTCTCAAAGTTGGGTGACTTTGTCAACGAACTCCGTTTGGCTGGTCGGGATGGTGAACTCTCCG GAGACACCTACATTTTATACAATCAGCATGTAAAAGGGAACAAGAGAGAGTTGATCCAGCTTGGGGTTCCCATTTTTGGGCAGATTAAAGAAGATGCAACTGATAAATTTCAAAAGA GCTACATTCAGCCGATTCCAGCTCTTATTCAGGATGTGATCGATCACTTGATTCAGTGGCATCTGATTCCAGAGAACAGGAAACCCAATAGCTGCATCATAAACTTCTTTGACGAG GGAGAGTATTCTCACCCTTTTCTGAAACCACCTCACTTGGACCAGCCCCTCTCCATCTTGCTGCTCTCAGAATCAACAATGGCATTCGGCCGAACACTCTTCAGTGATAGTGAAGGAAACTACAAAGGACCCCTCACCCTCTCTCTCAAGGAAGG GTCTCTTTTAGTGATGAGAAGAAATAGTTCAGACACAGCTAGGCATGCTATGTGCTCCTCTCAAAATAGAAGGGTGAGCATTTCTTTCTTCAGGGTGAGGAGTCTCAGACGGGTCGAGGCAGAGAGTAGTTTCGAATCCATGAACATATGGCAACAAGGGCTCACAGCTCCATACACCATGCAAGATAGCTACGAGACTTTTGATGGAATCCCCAAATGTGGCTTTCTGCAGTCTCCTGTTGTGATGCTCGCCCCAGTGAGCCCAATGGCTATCAGCCCTGGAGGTACCCCACGTGGTGGCACCGGGGTTTTCCTTCCATGGAGTGTCGGGTTGCCCAAACCTGCAAAGCACCTCCCACCGCGCGCACAGAGACAGCGGTTTCTTCCTCTTCCTTCCACTCTAGATACACAGAGTTGA